One Rhododendron vialii isolate Sample 1 chromosome 2a, ASM3025357v1 genomic region harbors:
- the LOC131315989 gene encoding ras-related protein RABA1f-like, with the protein MMGAYRADDDYDYLFKVVLIGDSGVGKSNLLSRFTRNEFSVESKSTIGVEFATRSIHVDDKIVKAQIWDTAGQERYRAITSAYYRGAVGALLVYDVTRHVTFENVERWLKELRAHTDANIVIMLVGNKADLCHLRAVSTEDARAFSERENNYFMETSALEALNVDSAFTEVLAQIYRVVSRKALDIGDDPAALPKGRTIDIGNRDDVSAVKKGGCCSA; encoded by the exons ATGATGGGGGCGTACAGAGCAGATGATGATTACGATTACTTGTTCAAGGTGGTGTTAATAGGAGATTCTGGTGTTGGAAAATCTAACCTATTGTCACGATTCACCCGCAACGAGTTCAGCGTCGAATCCAAATCCACAATAGGCGTCGAATTCGCCACTCGCAGCATTCATGTCGATGATAAAATCGTCAAGGCCCAGATTTGGGACACCGCCGGCCAAGAAAG GTACCGTGCTATAACAAGCGCTTACTACCGAGGAGCCGTGGGCGCTCTACTCGTCTACGACGTGACCCGACACGTCACGTTCGAAAACGTCGAGCGGTGGCTGAAGGAGCTCCGGGCCCACACCGATGCCAACATCGTGATCATGCTCGTCGGGAACAAGGCGGACCTCTGCCACCTCCGTGCCGTGTCGACCGAAGATGCAAGGGCATTTTCGGAGAGGGAAAACAACTATTTCATGGAAACGTCGGCTCTAGAGGCTTTGAACGTCGATAGTGCGTTCACGGAAGTGCTGGCGCAGATCTATAGGGTTGTCAGTAGGAAGGCGCTCGATATAGGCGATGATCCGGCAGCATTGCCAAAGGGACGGACGATTGATATTGGGAATAGGGATGATGTATCAGCTGTGAAGAAAGGAGGGTGTTGCTCTGCTTAA